In Nitrospira sp., one genomic interval encodes:
- a CDS encoding PAS domain S-box protein — translation MTITGESRSILVVDDDPDIVLGLQDFLDHDGYQVSIAGSCAEALAQARRHQYNAVLLDLGLPDGDGSTVLKSLQETHPHLPVIILTAFTSTDRTVGSLTQGAFAYLTKPYNRDELRAVLQRAVGVQALAAKVEHAEHALSESEARFRSLVEAATDSIILADGRGTILSWNRAAARLFGYTDEEVRGRPMTILMPPRHRAAHERGLARVRDTGRSRLIGHLVELEGLRKDGSEFPLELSLAMWTTDGEVFYSGIIRDITQRRRAEDILDRLRHLHEVILTQAGEGIYGLDKTGTCTFVNPAAATLLGYEPAEIIDRSMHSLLHHSKSDGGVYSLDDCPIYASLRDGLVHRVSTDVFWRKDGTAIPVEYVCTPIIEKGAVAGAVVVFRDITERKEAERAIEESRERFRQLAEHIKEVFWMTDPSKEQVIYISPGYEEVWGRTCESLYARPLSWLEAIHPEDRQRILAAAMNQRQAVPYDEEYRIVRPDGSERWIWDRAYPIYDDKGTIYRLVGFAEDITEDKRVEAALVESERRYRALFDDNPSMYFMVDTEGTVLSVNRAGAERLGYGVEELVGTSVLQVFHPEDREAVRSHLAECLGDMGQPRRWEFRKVRKDGSIIWIRETAQAVRNERQQPVVLLVCEDITAIKEAELALHDSEEFKNQILRSSADCIKVLDLEGRLQYINDAGQTLLEIADVAAYHNKPWADFWVGEDRHAALAALEAAKAGDIGKFVGFCPTASGQAKWWDVQITPMFDTQGFSRRLLAISRDITEYKQVQESLRVSEERLAAVIRGSNDGFWDGHVLPGIAWHDPQTPVWWSPRVREMLSYSEAEFPNVLDSWASRLHPDDRDRVFQLLSDCTQTEMSQYDVEYRLLNKQGEYLWVRARAEVLQRDEQGRAVRMAGSLQDITARKCAEEALHRSEELLRSIVNNATAAIYAKQADGRYLMVNSRFEELFHVRAEQVPGKTDHDLFPADIADVFRQNDRWVLTNGRPLEIEELAPHADGLHTYLSVKVPIRDRSGHVFAMCGISTDITERKRTEEQLRLSEERLRLALSASDVGIWDWDVASGRLYWSAGVEALFGLPPGSFPGTYGAYLDLIYLEDRGSVLAHLDQSLAAQSAVNVAHRVLRPDGSLHWLAWTGRIQRTPEGSPIRVLGIVHETTGPSIGRR, via the coding sequence ATGACAATCACCGGCGAGAGCCGCTCCATTTTGGTCGTCGATGACGACCCCGACATCGTGCTCGGGCTGCAGGATTTTCTCGACCACGACGGGTATCAGGTGAGTATCGCCGGCAGTTGCGCGGAGGCCCTCGCACAGGCGCGTCGCCACCAATACAACGCCGTCCTCCTCGACTTGGGGTTGCCCGACGGCGACGGATCGACGGTGCTCAAGAGCCTGCAGGAGACGCACCCTCACCTGCCAGTCATCATTCTCACGGCCTTCACGAGTACAGATCGCACGGTGGGCTCGTTGACGCAGGGCGCCTTCGCCTACTTGACGAAACCTTACAATCGCGACGAGTTGCGCGCCGTCCTTCAACGCGCCGTGGGCGTGCAGGCCCTGGCCGCCAAGGTCGAACATGCCGAACACGCGCTCTCGGAAAGCGAGGCACGGTTTCGTTCGCTGGTGGAAGCCGCGACCGACTCGATCATTCTTGCCGACGGTCGGGGGACCATCCTCTCCTGGAATCGGGCCGCCGCCCGCCTGTTCGGGTATACCGACGAGGAAGTCCGCGGCCGTCCCATGACCATCCTGATGCCTCCTCGACATCGCGCCGCGCATGAACGGGGACTCGCGCGAGTCAGAGATACCGGACGTTCCCGCCTGATCGGCCACCTGGTGGAGTTGGAAGGCCTTCGCAAAGACGGCAGCGAGTTCCCCCTGGAACTGTCCCTGGCCATGTGGACCACGGACGGCGAAGTCTTTTACAGCGGCATCATCCGCGACATCACCCAACGCCGCCGGGCGGAGGACATTCTGGACCGGCTCCGGCACCTGCACGAGGTCATCCTCACGCAGGCCGGCGAAGGCATCTACGGTCTCGACAAGACCGGCACCTGCACCTTCGTCAATCCCGCCGCTGCGACGCTGCTGGGCTATGAACCGGCCGAGATCATCGATCGATCCATGCACAGCCTGCTCCATCATTCGAAGTCGGATGGCGGCGTGTATTCGCTGGACGACTGCCCGATCTATGCGTCGTTGCGCGACGGGTTGGTGCATCGCGTCTCGACCGACGTGTTCTGGCGCAAGGACGGCACCGCCATCCCCGTGGAGTATGTGTGCACGCCAATCATCGAAAAGGGCGCCGTGGCGGGAGCCGTCGTGGTCTTCCGGGACATCACCGAGCGCAAGGAGGCGGAACGCGCCATCGAGGAAAGTCGGGAGCGCTTCCGGCAGCTGGCTGAACACATCAAGGAAGTGTTCTGGATGACCGATCCGTCGAAGGAGCAGGTGATCTACATCAGCCCCGGATATGAGGAGGTCTGGGGCCGCACCTGCGAGAGCCTGTACGCTCGGCCGCTGTCCTGGCTGGAGGCCATCCATCCCGAGGATCGACAGCGGATCCTCGCCGCCGCCATGAACCAGCGCCAAGCGGTCCCCTACGACGAGGAATATCGTATCGTCCGCCCCGATGGCTCGGAGCGCTGGATCTGGGACCGTGCCTACCCGATCTACGATGACAAGGGCACGATCTATCGTCTCGTCGGGTTCGCGGAGGATATCACCGAGGACAAACGCGTCGAAGCCGCGCTGGTCGAAAGCGAGCGGCGATACCGCGCGCTGTTCGACGACAACCCCTCCATGTACTTCATGGTCGACACGGAGGGCACCGTCCTGTCGGTCAACCGAGCCGGCGCCGAACGGCTGGGATATGGGGTGGAAGAGTTGGTCGGCACCTCGGTGCTGCAGGTCTTTCACCCGGAGGACCGTGAGGCGGTCCGCAGCCACCTCGCCGAGTGCCTCGGCGACATGGGGCAGCCGAGGCGGTGGGAGTTTCGCAAGGTTCGCAAAGACGGCAGCATCATCTGGATACGGGAAACGGCGCAAGCCGTGCGCAATGAGCGGCAACAACCCGTCGTTCTCCTCGTGTGCGAAGACATCACCGCCATCAAGGAGGCCGAACTGGCGCTGCACGACAGCGAAGAGTTCAAGAATCAGATTCTCCGCAGCAGCGCGGACTGCATCAAGGTGCTGGACCTCGAGGGCCGGCTGCAATACATCAATGATGCCGGCCAAACGTTGTTGGAGATTGCCGATGTGGCGGCATATCACAACAAGCCCTGGGCGGACTTCTGGGTTGGTGAAGACCGTCATGCAGCCCTGGCCGCACTGGAAGCGGCCAAGGCGGGTGACATCGGGAAATTCGTCGGTTTCTGCCCCACCGCGAGCGGGCAGGCGAAGTGGTGGGATGTGCAGATCACGCCCATGTTCGACACCCAAGGGTTTTCCCGCCGGCTGCTGGCCATCTCCCGAGACATCACCGAGTACAAGCAGGTCCAGGAGTCGCTGCGGGTCAGCGAGGAGCGCTTGGCCGCCGTCATACGAGGCTCGAACGACGGCTTTTGGGACGGTCACGTGCTGCCGGGGATTGCCTGGCACGATCCCCAGACCCCGGTTTGGTGGTCGCCGCGCGTCCGCGAGATGCTGAGCTACAGCGAGGCGGAATTCCCGAACGTCCTCGACAGCTGGGCGTCGCGGCTCCATCCTGACGATCGCGACCGCGTCTTCCAACTGCTGTCGGACTGCACCCAAACGGAGATGTCGCAGTATGATGTGGAATATCGCCTGCTCAACAAACAGGGCGAGTACCTCTGGGTCCGTGCCCGCGCCGAGGTCTTGCAGCGAGACGAGCAGGGCCGTGCCGTACGGATGGCCGGCTCGCTCCAAGACATTACCGCACGCAAGTGCGCCGAAGAGGCGCTGCATCGCAGCGAGGAATTGCTGCGCTCGATCGTGAACAACGCCACCGCCGCGATATACGCCAAACAAGCCGACGGACGGTATCTCATGGTCAACTCGCGCTTCGAAGAATTGTTTCATGTGAGGGCGGAACAGGTGCCGGGGAAAACCGACCACGATCTGTTCCCCGCGGACATCGCCGACGTGTTTCGGCAGAACGACCGGTGGGTGCTCACCAACGGCCGGCCCCTGGAAATCGAGGAACTCGCACCCCATGCCGACGGCCTGCACACCTACCTCTCGGTCAAGGTCCCCATCCGAGACCGCTCCGGCCACGTGTTCGCCATGTGCGGCATTTCCACAGACATCACGGAACGCAAGCGAACGGAGGAACAACTGCGCCTCAGCGAAGAACGGCTGCGCCTGGCCCTCTCCGCATCGGACGTGGGTATCTGGGACTGGGACGTGGCGTCCGGACGCCTCTATTGGTCGGCCGGCGTCGAAGCGTTGTTCGGGCTTCCGCCGGGCTCCTTCCCGGGCACCTATGGCGCCTATCTCGACCTGATTTATCTGGAGGATCGGGGCTCGGTGCTCGCGCATCTGGACCAGAGCCTGGCCGCCCAGTCTGCCGTCAATGTCGCGCACCGCGTCCTGCGGCCCGACGGCTCGCTGCATTGGCTGGCCTGGACCGGACGCATTCAGCGGACTCCCGAAGGAAGTCCGATCCGCGTGCTGGGCATCGTTCATGAAACGACGGGGCCCTCCATCGGTCGGCGGTAA
- a CDS encoding ABC transporter substrate-binding protein codes for MRTRLVTKPPTDRGPFFPSSARPWRRWGRMTAALIIALLSPSLAVATEVVILKSSDIAAYNQAIGGFKAALPSDVTLSEYDLQGDLEKGRKLARKIRASDTALVFTAGVKAAKAAQLEILDIPIIYAMVLDPAKYGLNTSNMTGILLEVPLERQLALIRPLLTSLPLKRVGALYDPSKTGHVIEEIKRLTKQQGMEFLPAQVGSERDVPGALRTLLPSVGALMLVPDSTVLTDESLRFILNSSLEARVPAIGFSREFTKSGALLCLSVNYHDIGRQAGQLARRILDGQVVLPAKPLAPDRIETSINLKTAKFLGIDIPKELESKADEVY; via the coding sequence ATGAGGACCAGACTTGTGACCAAACCGCCCACAGACCGCGGCCCATTCTTCCCGTCATCGGCTCGTCCCTGGCGTCGCTGGGGGCGGATGACGGCCGCGCTGATCATCGCGCTGCTGAGCCCGTCTCTGGCCGTCGCCACGGAGGTGGTCATTCTGAAGTCCTCGGATATCGCCGCCTACAACCAAGCCATCGGCGGCTTCAAAGCGGCCCTTCCGAGCGATGTGACGCTGTCCGAGTACGATCTGCAGGGCGACTTGGAGAAGGGACGCAAACTCGCGAGAAAGATCCGCGCATCGGACACGGCCCTGGTCTTCACCGCCGGGGTGAAGGCGGCGAAGGCGGCGCAACTGGAGATTCTGGATATCCCGATCATCTATGCCATGGTGCTGGACCCGGCCAAGTATGGGCTGAATACCTCCAACATGACCGGCATCTTGCTCGAGGTGCCGCTGGAGCGACAATTGGCGCTCATCCGTCCCTTGCTGACGAGCCTGCCCCTCAAGCGCGTCGGCGCCCTCTACGATCCGTCCAAGACCGGACACGTCATCGAGGAGATCAAACGACTGACCAAACAGCAGGGCATGGAATTCCTCCCCGCGCAAGTCGGCAGCGAACGGGATGTACCCGGCGCGTTGCGAACGCTCTTGCCGTCCGTCGGGGCGCTGATGCTCGTGCCGGACTCCACGGTCCTGACCGACGAATCCCTCCGCTTCATTTTGAACTCGTCGTTGGAAGCGCGCGTTCCGGCCATCGGCTTTTCGCGGGAATTCACCAAGAGCGGGGCGCTCCTGTGTCTGTCCGTGAACTACCACGACATCGGTCGCCAAGCCGGCCAGTTGGCCCGCAGGATTCTGGACGGGCAGGTCGTGCTGCCGGCGAAGCCGCTCGCTCCCGATCGCATCGAAACCAGCATCAATCTCAAAACGGCCAAGTTCCTCGGGATCGACATCCCCAAAGAACTCGAATCCAAAGCCGACGAGGTCTACTGA
- a CDS encoding GAF domain-containing protein, which translates to MNGTPQGTPAAHRTKPPSFAGVHGRFVGLRTKFVVFFSLIIILTCSGLSWYFIRSKQTAMTERVTDLGMILVKNLAHNVRYGIITEEQTILEQFITGVMDVDEVVYVVITGADGRVLVARSKGSLNDAHSRSRSAAHAFYPQSNLAASLLKNPSTHPTVTRMRLTGSGAVPIQDGGVTIYLSGGGPREETFYDFALPVLRGAPSRLDALALQEEETKRPGSSSAPHQPYGVVQIGLTEVPMQGELAKVLRNVLLLTLGIILTGILFTRLLADRIIMPLRNLASGARKVSEGDLSTFVAPTTQDEVGQLTSLFNLMIQSLQDRDQAISANLETIRRHAAQLATLNQSSAAITSTLDPHRLLSAVLQLLIDNLGFTGMVLMLWDRERGVATVAQIAGVPSQIEQAARQLEIPVEDDGSVQAEMLIHGRSVHIVTVEDVMHRFSPLAQPLIKEAEIKSFVGVPLRSQQRILGYLAAHRGAQICSQEDLDLLMTIGSHVAVAIDNARAYVELETLTEHLEQRVQSRTQELQSANERLQEHDRRRSKFVSVASHELRTPMTSIKGFVENMLDGLTGPLSERQEHYLQRIKHNVDRLTRIINQLLDWSRLDVGRIDVKPEPLPIGEFITEVVESFQTLAAEKAIILEVTPCDRALLVRADRDKLEQILFNLVGNAIKFTPKAGHVAVRCEGVDGHMVRIIVADTGCGIAPHELPKVFTEFSKVESAVPTAQGAQLGLFITKSLVTLHGGTMGVESLLGVGTQFFFTLPLAPRPPR; encoded by the coding sequence ATGAACGGCACCCCGCAAGGCACACCCGCCGCCCACCGAACGAAGCCGCCGTCCTTCGCCGGCGTGCACGGCCGCTTCGTGGGCCTGCGGACCAAATTCGTCGTCTTTTTCAGCTTGATCATCATCCTGACCTGTTCGGGCTTGAGCTGGTATTTCATCCGCAGCAAGCAGACCGCCATGACGGAACGCGTGACGGATCTGGGGATGATTTTGGTCAAAAACCTGGCGCACAATGTCCGGTACGGGATCATCACCGAGGAACAGACAATCCTCGAACAGTTCATCACCGGCGTGATGGACGTCGACGAAGTGGTGTATGTGGTGATCACCGGCGCAGACGGCCGCGTGCTCGTCGCCAGGAGCAAGGGCTCGCTCAACGACGCCCACAGCCGGTCCCGTTCGGCGGCACACGCGTTCTATCCTCAATCGAACCTTGCCGCATCCCTGCTCAAGAATCCGAGCACGCACCCGACTGTCACTCGCATGCGTCTGACCGGCTCCGGGGCGGTGCCGATCCAGGACGGCGGGGTGACGATCTACCTGTCCGGCGGCGGACCCCGCGAAGAAACGTTCTATGATTTCGCGCTCCCTGTCTTACGAGGGGCGCCGTCGCGCCTGGACGCACTGGCGCTTCAAGAAGAGGAAACCAAACGGCCGGGATCGTCTTCCGCCCCTCACCAACCCTACGGGGTGGTGCAAATCGGCCTGACCGAGGTACCGATGCAGGGAGAGTTGGCCAAGGTGCTCCGCAACGTGCTGCTCTTGACCTTAGGCATCATCCTCACGGGTATCCTCTTCACCAGGCTGCTGGCCGACCGCATCATTATGCCTCTGCGAAACCTCGCCAGCGGGGCGCGCAAGGTCAGCGAAGGCGACCTCTCCACCTTCGTCGCGCCGACGACACAAGACGAGGTCGGCCAGCTGACCTCGCTTTTCAATTTGATGATTCAATCGCTCCAGGACCGCGACCAGGCGATTTCCGCGAACCTCGAAACCATCAGGCGGCATGCAGCCCAGCTGGCCACGCTCAATCAGTCGAGCGCCGCCATCACCTCCACCCTGGACCCGCATCGGCTCCTGTCCGCAGTCCTGCAACTCCTGATCGACAATCTGGGTTTCACGGGCATGGTGTTGATGCTCTGGGACCGCGAACGCGGCGTCGCGACCGTCGCCCAAATCGCAGGAGTCCCCTCGCAGATCGAACAGGCAGCCAGGCAACTGGAGATTCCCGTTGAGGATGACGGGTCCGTTCAGGCAGAGATGCTGATCCATGGCCGCTCGGTTCATATTGTGACCGTCGAGGACGTGATGCACCGCTTCTCTCCCCTGGCGCAACCGCTGATCAAGGAAGCCGAGATCAAATCATTCGTCGGAGTCCCGCTCCGCAGCCAGCAACGAATCCTGGGGTATCTGGCCGCCCATCGCGGCGCTCAGATCTGCAGTCAGGAAGACCTGGACCTCTTGATGACCATCGGCAGTCACGTCGCCGTCGCCATCGACAACGCCAGAGCCTACGTCGAATTGGAAACCCTGACCGAGCACCTGGAACAGCGCGTTCAATCGCGCACGCAGGAACTTCAATCGGCCAACGAGCGGCTCCAAGAGCACGACCGGCGTCGCTCCAAATTCGTCTCGGTCGCGTCCCATGAACTCCGTACGCCGATGACCTCCATCAAGGGGTTCGTCGAGAACATGCTGGACGGCCTCACCGGCCCTCTCTCCGAACGCCAGGAACATTATCTGCAGCGCATCAAGCACAACGTGGATCGCCTCACCCGCATCATCAATCAGCTCCTGGATTGGTCTCGCCTCGATGTGGGGCGGATCGACGTCAAGCCGGAGCCGCTCCCTATCGGGGAATTCATCACCGAAGTGGTGGAGAGTTTCCAAACCTTGGCGGCCGAGAAAGCCATCATCCTGGAAGTGACGCCCTGCGATCGAGCGCTCCTGGTGCGGGCCGACCGCGACAAACTGGAGCAGATCCTGTTCAATCTGGTCGGTAATGCCATCAAGTTCACCCCGAAAGCGGGGCACGTCGCAGTGCGTTGCGAGGGGGTGGACGGACACATGGTCCGGATCATCGTGGCCGACACCGGATGCGGCATCGCCCCCCACGAACTGCCGAAAGTCTTCACGGAGTTCTCCAAGGTGGAGTCGGCCGTGCCGACCGCGCAGGGCGCACAGCTCGGCCTCTTCATCACCAAGAGTCTCGTCACCCTGCATGGAGGAACCATGGGGGTGGAAAGCCTGCTAGGCGTCGGCACGCAGTTTTTCTTCACGCTCCCGCTGGCGCCCCGCCCTCCCCGCTGA